The Lysobacter panacisoli genome includes a window with the following:
- a CDS encoding TMEM43 family protein, producing the protein MKWRRAAFALSLSCVLSATAAFAQTGVDDAPMDAPKPGKALRDRDFGVSTRQFGLERRVEMYQWRADGDGYTRVWHSVPIDSKGFDAQHRNPSKLPLEGRRWWAQDATLDGRVIDPAVLRTLGQWRVFRPNFSRLPANLAASFQPEGDGLGSAENPLDPQVGDLRIHWRELHLPPLDDKVELRGDRWQLTPAAAAQALSAERASTVVELAQDQDRQLLPWLLGAAAILVGVGLLWRRLRRRRVAH; encoded by the coding sequence ATGAAGTGGCGGCGGGCGGCCTTTGCGCTGTCGCTGTCCTGCGTGCTGTCGGCGACGGCGGCGTTTGCGCAGACGGGCGTGGACGATGCGCCGATGGATGCGCCAAAGCCGGGCAAGGCGCTGCGTGATCGCGACTTCGGCGTAAGCACGCGGCAGTTCGGGCTGGAACGCCGGGTCGAGATGTACCAGTGGCGCGCCGATGGCGATGGCTACACGCGCGTATGGCATTCGGTGCCGATCGACTCCAAGGGCTTCGATGCGCAGCACCGCAACCCGTCGAAGCTGCCGCTGGAAGGTCGGCGCTGGTGGGCGCAGGACGCGACGCTCGACGGTCGCGTCATCGACCCGGCCGTGCTGCGCACGCTGGGCCAGTGGCGCGTGTTCCGTCCGAACTTCTCGCGCCTGCCGGCGAACCTCGCCGCCTCGTTCCAGCCCGAGGGCGACGGCTTGGGCAGCGCCGAGAATCCCCTCGACCCGCAGGTCGGCGACCTGCGCATCCATTGGCGCGAACTGCACCTGCCACCGCTGGACGACAAGGTCGAACTGCGCGGGGATCGTTGGCAGCTCACACCGGCCGCCGCGGCGCAGGCGCTCAGCGCGGAGCGCGCATCGACGGTGGTCGAGCTGGCCCAGGACCAGGACCGTCAGTTGCTCCCCTGGCTGCTGGGCGCCGCGGCGATACTGGTCGGCGTCGGCCTGCTCTGGCGCCGCCTGCGCCGCCGCCGCGTCGCGCACTGA
- a CDS encoding GFA family protein — protein MTLLASCHCGATKIQAAEIPTAAKECNCSFCARTGAVWAYFAPGELQFVSQDEDRTYSARGMNFHHFCGRCGMHTWGDSPDWSSAYNADGSPKEGVQPGSMPTQRIYAVNLRLVDDLDWSKIAIEKMDGRNNW, from the coding sequence GTGACCCTTCTCGCCTCTTGCCATTGCGGTGCCACGAAGATCCAGGCCGCGGAGATTCCCACCGCCGCCAAGGAATGCAATTGCTCGTTCTGTGCGCGCACCGGTGCGGTGTGGGCCTACTTCGCGCCGGGCGAACTCCAGTTCGTGTCGCAGGACGAAGATCGCACCTATTCCGCCCGCGGCATGAACTTCCACCATTTCTGCGGCCGCTGCGGCATGCACACCTGGGGCGACTCGCCCGACTGGAGCTCGGCCTACAACGCCGACGGCAGCCCGAAGGAAGGCGTCCAGCCCGGCTCGATGCCGACGCAGCGCATCTATGCGGTGAACCTGCGCCTGGTCGACGACCTCGACTGGTCGAAGATCGCCATCGAGAAGATGGACGGGCGCAACAACTGGTGA
- the upp gene encoding uracil phosphoribosyltransferase, protein MKIVEVRHPLVQHKLGLMRMGDISTKEFRELASEVATLLTYEATADLETEEYVVQGWAGPVTTRRIKGAKVTLVPILRAGLGMLPGVLELIPAAKVGVVGLQRDEKSLQPVGYYEKLTGRMDERTAIILDPMLATGGTLVATVDMLKAAGCKRIKGLFLVAAPEGLRVLEAKHPDVEVYTASIDERLNEVGYILPGLGDAGDKIFGTRHER, encoded by the coding sequence ATGAAGATCGTCGAAGTCCGCCACCCGCTGGTGCAGCACAAACTCGGCCTGATGCGCATGGGCGACATCAGCACCAAGGAATTCCGCGAACTCGCCTCCGAGGTCGCGACGCTGCTGACCTACGAAGCCACCGCCGACCTAGAGACCGAGGAATACGTGGTCCAGGGCTGGGCCGGTCCGGTAACGACGCGCCGCATCAAGGGCGCCAAGGTCACGCTGGTGCCGATCCTGCGCGCCGGCCTGGGCATGCTGCCGGGCGTGCTGGAGCTGATCCCCGCGGCGAAGGTCGGCGTGGTCGGCCTGCAGCGCGACGAGAAGAGCCTGCAGCCAGTGGGCTATTACGAGAAGCTGACCGGGCGCATGGACGAGCGCACGGCGATCATCCTCGACCCCATGCTCGCCACCGGCGGTACGCTGGTCGCGACGGTGGACATGCTCAAGGCCGCGGGCTGCAAACGCATCAAGGGACTGTTCCTGGTCGCCGCGCCGGAGGGCCTGCGTGTGCTCGAGGCGAAACATCCCGACGTCGAGGTCTACACCGCCTCGATCGACGAGCGCCTCAACGAAGTCGGCTACATCCTGCCGGGCCTGGGCGACGCGGGCGACAAGATCTTCGGGACGCGGCACGAGCGCTGA
- a CDS encoding TonB-dependent receptor plug domain-containing protein, producing the protein MKPNLLAAAMSRALCCALLAPISFAAIANEAAPVASPDPKQLDSVVVQADIAYRNRTDATAPVLSYDLEYFQRFEPLTVGDMLKRVPSVAFVSDVLEYDGAQLRGLDPGYTQILINGKKVPGAGNDRSFFVDRIPAELVERIEIVRSTSANRSGDAVAGALNIVLRDAYEFDGKYVRAGALRFDDGEYKPTYGAVASGQVGEGRLLGGFNVQGRYNPKKKRSDRFEEPGGDFVDREDQDDTRDGDDYSANLSYTRDIGTGRLSLDGFYVRTDRTETEHSLEYNDPSSASRTNLLSVNDQREDIDQDNWSLGAEYVFDMAGGRTELDLDYARFDDDTTSTEEQDNYDDEDTPPSFDEREGTRTVTGTRDDEATFKLAHKRTWGASAFEFGVDFMGKQRDTSLATSEVDIDEEGESLPPYEEFERATSRIDERRIDPYLMFSGTSGTLAWEAGLRYESTDVDVAADDTKASNDYAVLLPSAHMKWDFTEQDRLLLSVGRTVRRPNFDQVLPLTLEEEFGDNDFTGNPQLDPERAWGVDFGYERRLGARGVFGVNVFYRDVKDLIEVVNTGEPSATALDDYDDEVEEFLDENPGADETTPGFPEFDPDSFVYTARNVGDGHVYGIEFDLSTPLTALGLPDTGLFVNYSWLDSSVDDAFGERRFNNQAKYVYNVGFIHDIRAWGMSFGASYRRQGDAYSRILAEEVTTHYDGDLEVFVEKRFGDSMSLRLTGSNLLDASKDEAFDKFDNAADQLDRDYDEYELESESSGPVFQLIARYSF; encoded by the coding sequence ATGAAACCGAACCTGCTGGCCGCGGCGATGTCGCGGGCCTTGTGCTGCGCGCTGCTCGCGCCGATCAGCTTCGCCGCGATCGCCAATGAAGCCGCACCTGTGGCCTCGCCCGACCCGAAGCAGCTCGACTCGGTCGTGGTGCAGGCGGACATCGCCTACCGCAACCGCACCGATGCCACTGCGCCGGTGCTGTCGTACGACCTGGAGTACTTCCAGCGCTTCGAGCCGCTGACCGTCGGCGACATGCTCAAGCGCGTGCCCAGCGTGGCGTTCGTGTCGGACGTGCTCGAGTACGACGGCGCGCAGCTGCGCGGCCTGGACCCGGGCTACACACAGATCCTGATCAACGGCAAGAAAGTGCCGGGCGCGGGCAACGATCGTTCGTTCTTCGTTGACCGCATCCCGGCCGAGCTGGTCGAGCGCATCGAGATCGTGCGCAGCACCAGCGCCAACCGTTCCGGCGATGCCGTTGCCGGCGCGCTCAACATCGTCCTGCGCGACGCTTACGAGTTCGACGGCAAGTACGTGCGCGCCGGCGCGCTGCGTTTCGACGATGGCGAATACAAGCCGACCTACGGCGCGGTGGCCAGCGGACAGGTCGGCGAAGGCCGGCTGCTCGGCGGTTTCAACGTGCAGGGCCGCTACAACCCGAAGAAGAAGCGCAGCGATCGCTTCGAGGAACCCGGCGGCGATTTCGTCGACCGCGAGGACCAGGACGACACGCGCGATGGCGATGACTACTCCGCCAACCTGTCCTACACCCGCGACATCGGCACCGGACGCCTCTCGCTCGACGGCTTCTACGTGCGCACCGACCGCACCGAGACCGAGCATTCTCTGGAATACAACGATCCTTCCAGCGCCAGCCGCACCAACTTGCTCTCGGTCAACGACCAGCGCGAGGACATTGACCAGGACAACTGGTCGCTGGGCGCGGAGTACGTGTTCGACATGGCGGGCGGCCGCACCGAGCTCGACCTGGACTACGCCCGCTTCGACGACGACACCACCTCGACCGAAGAGCAGGACAACTACGACGACGAGGACACGCCGCCCTCGTTCGACGAGCGCGAAGGCACGCGCACGGTCACCGGTACGCGCGACGACGAGGCCACGTTCAAGCTCGCGCACAAGCGCACCTGGGGCGCGAGCGCTTTCGAGTTCGGCGTCGATTTCATGGGCAAGCAGCGCGATACATCGCTGGCGACCAGCGAAGTCGACATCGACGAAGAAGGGGAATCGCTGCCGCCTTACGAGGAGTTCGAGCGTGCGACGAGCCGCATCGACGAACGCCGCATCGACCCGTACCTGATGTTCTCCGGCACCAGCGGCACGCTCGCATGGGAAGCCGGCTTGCGCTACGAATCGACCGACGTCGACGTCGCCGCCGACGACACCAAGGCCAGCAACGACTACGCCGTGCTGCTGCCGTCGGCGCACATGAAGTGGGACTTCACCGAGCAGGATCGCCTGCTGTTGTCCGTGGGCCGCACCGTGCGTCGCCCCAACTTCGACCAGGTGCTGCCGCTGACGCTGGAGGAAGAGTTCGGCGACAACGACTTCACCGGCAATCCGCAGCTCGATCCGGAGCGCGCCTGGGGCGTGGATTTCGGTTACGAGCGCCGCCTCGGTGCGCGCGGCGTGTTCGGCGTCAACGTGTTCTACCGCGACGTGAAGGACCTGATCGAGGTCGTCAATACCGGCGAGCCGAGCGCCACCGCGCTGGACGACTACGACGACGAAGTCGAGGAGTTCCTCGACGAAAACCCGGGCGCGGACGAGACCACGCCGGGCTTCCCGGAATTCGATCCGGACAGTTTCGTCTACACCGCGCGCAACGTCGGCGACGGCCACGTCTACGGCATCGAGTTCGACCTGTCCACGCCGCTGACCGCACTGGGCCTTCCGGACACCGGCCTGTTCGTGAACTACTCGTGGCTCGACAGCTCGGTCGACGATGCCTTCGGCGAGCGTCGCTTCAACAATCAGGCCAAGTACGTCTACAACGTCGGCTTCATCCACGACATCCGTGCATGGGGCATGTCGTTCGGCGCGAGCTACCGTCGCCAGGGCGATGCGTACTCGCGCATCCTCGCCGAGGAAGTCACGACGCACTACGACGGCGACCTGGAGGTGTTCGTCGAGAAGCGCTTCGGCGACAGCATGTCGCTGCGCCTGACCGGCTCGAACCTGCTCGACGCCTCAAAGGACGAGGCCTTCGACAAGTTCGACAACGCCGCCGACCAGCTCGATCGCGATTACGACGAGTACGAACTGGAAAGCGAATCCTCCGGCCCGGTGTTCCAGTTGATCGCACGCTATTCGTTCTGA
- a CDS encoding phytase — protein sequence MSLRLAVLAFVSCLAACTTTAPIAPGDREPDETMEVDPLLSASGVAYREIAEAFITPATPADNIDSPASWRTRDGQRWLIATGKASDVLVVYDGDTGKRLRTVGGPGTALGQLQRPNGISVIDDYVLVVERDNHRVQMFQLPDFKPLLAFGGDDLKQPYGLWVRAQKDSYEVIVSDNYMSPQNEDLPPPLAELDQRFKRYQLRRVPSGWGARLMETFGDTTQDGAIRIAESVFGDIAHDRLLLAEEDVATGTRLREYGLDGRYRGRDIGADLFKAQAEGMALMRCEGGAGYWIATDQFKDRSVFHVFDRVTLRHLGAFAGRKTANTDGVWLDQSADARFPQGVFYAVDDDQAVAAFDWRDIATALSLPACRAG from the coding sequence ATGTCGTTGCGTCTGGCCGTGCTTGCCTTCGTGTCCTGCCTTGCCGCGTGCACCACCACCGCGCCGATCGCCCCCGGCGATCGCGAGCCCGACGAAACGATGGAGGTGGATCCGTTGCTGAGCGCGTCTGGCGTCGCCTATCGCGAGATCGCCGAGGCGTTCATCACGCCGGCCACTCCGGCCGACAACATCGACTCGCCGGCGAGCTGGCGCACGCGCGACGGCCAGCGCTGGCTGATCGCCACCGGCAAGGCCAGCGACGTGCTGGTCGTGTACGACGGCGACACCGGCAAGCGGTTGCGTACCGTCGGCGGCCCGGGTACGGCGCTGGGCCAGTTGCAGCGCCCCAACGGCATCTCGGTGATCGACGACTACGTGCTGGTGGTCGAACGCGACAACCACCGCGTGCAGATGTTCCAGTTGCCCGACTTCAAGCCGCTGCTCGCGTTCGGCGGCGACGACCTGAAGCAGCCGTACGGCCTGTGGGTGCGTGCGCAGAAGGACAGCTACGAGGTGATCGTCAGCGACAACTACATGTCGCCGCAGAATGAAGACCTGCCCCCGCCGCTGGCCGAACTCGACCAGCGCTTCAAGCGCTACCAGCTGCGCCGTGTGCCGAGTGGCTGGGGCGCGCGGCTGATGGAAACCTTCGGCGATACCACGCAGGACGGTGCGATCCGCATCGCCGAATCGGTGTTCGGCGACATCGCGCACGATCGCCTGCTGCTGGCCGAGGAAGACGTCGCGACCGGCACGCGCCTGCGCGAGTACGGGCTCGATGGCCGCTATCGCGGGCGCGACATCGGTGCGGACCTGTTCAAGGCGCAGGCCGAGGGCATGGCGCTGATGCGTTGCGAGGGCGGGGCGGGGTACTGGATCGCCACGGACCAGTTCAAGGACCGCAGCGTGTTCCATGTATTCGACCGCGTGACGCTGCGCCACCTGGGCGCGTTCGCGGGCAGGAAGACCGCCAATACCGATGGCGTGTGGCTCGACCAGAGCGCCGATGCGCGCTTCCCGCAGGGTGTGTTCTACGCGGTCGACGACGACCAGGCAGTGGCGGCGTTCGACTGGCGCGACATCGCGACGGCGCTGTCGCTACCGGCCTGCCGCGCCGGTTAA
- a CDS encoding aminotransferase class III-fold pyridoxal phosphate-dependent enzyme: MAVIDRLAALRAHRGQRRTPGLDDATVARFAASHADLIEAIEAAEQEYQRVKEEFPELLDLDEDAQIQAVQGGYVNFYPDDAVNPYLALAARGPWVVTLKGAVLHDSGGYGMLGFGHTPKAVIAAMAKPQAMANIMTPATSQLRFDRAIRAAIGAGRGGCPYDKFFCLNSGSESVSLAARIADANTKLMTDAGGRHAGRAIKRVVVKGSFHGRTERPALYSDSSRKTYMQHLASFRGEDTLLTVEPYDIDALKQVFADADANGWFIEAMFLEPVMGEGDPGRSVPPAFYAAARDLTRAHGALLLVDSIQAGLRAHGVLSIIDYPGFEQLDPPDMETYSKALNAGQYPLSVLAVSANAARLYKKGLYGNTMTTNPRALDVACAVLAQVTPALRENIRTRGAEAIEKLEKLKAELGGMITKVQGTGLLFSCELSPQFKCYGTNSTEEWLREHGVGVIHGGVNSLRFTPTFTIASDEIDLLVSMVGRALKEGPRAQQAAAA, from the coding sequence ATGGCCGTCATCGACCGTCTCGCCGCCCTGCGCGCCCACCGCGGCCAGCGCCGCACCCCGGGACTGGACGACGCCACCGTCGCCCGCTTCGCCGCCAGCCATGCCGACCTGATCGAAGCCATCGAGGCTGCCGAGCAGGAGTACCAGCGGGTGAAGGAAGAATTCCCCGAGCTGCTCGACCTCGACGAGGACGCGCAGATCCAGGCCGTCCAGGGCGGCTACGTGAACTTCTATCCCGACGACGCGGTGAACCCGTACCTCGCGCTCGCCGCGCGAGGTCCGTGGGTGGTCACACTGAAGGGCGCGGTCCTGCACGACTCCGGCGGCTACGGCATGCTCGGCTTCGGCCACACACCCAAGGCGGTGATCGCCGCGATGGCCAAGCCGCAGGCGATGGCCAACATCATGACCCCGGCGACCTCGCAGCTGCGCTTCGACCGCGCGATCCGTGCCGCCATCGGCGCCGGACGCGGCGGCTGTCCGTACGACAAGTTCTTCTGCCTCAACTCAGGCTCAGAGTCCGTCTCGCTCGCCGCGCGCATCGCCGACGCCAACACCAAGTTGATGACCGACGCCGGCGGCCGCCATGCCGGCCGCGCCATCAAGCGCGTCGTCGTGAAGGGCAGCTTCCACGGCCGCACCGAGCGCCCCGCGCTGTATTCGGATTCCTCGCGCAAGACCTACATGCAGCACCTGGCCAGCTTCCGCGGCGAGGACACCCTGCTCACCGTCGAGCCCTACGACATCGACGCGCTCAAGCAGGTCTTCGCCGACGCCGATGCGAACGGCTGGTTCATCGAGGCGATGTTCCTGGAGCCGGTGATGGGCGAAGGCGATCCGGGCCGCAGCGTGCCGCCGGCGTTCTACGCCGCCGCGCGCGACCTCACCCGCGCGCACGGCGCGCTGCTGCTGGTGGACTCGATCCAGGCCGGCCTGCGCGCACACGGCGTGCTGTCGATCATCGACTACCCCGGTTTCGAGCAGCTCGATCCGCCGGACATGGAGACCTACTCCAAGGCGCTCAACGCCGGCCAGTACCCGCTGTCGGTGCTCGCCGTGAGCGCGAACGCCGCGCGCCTGTACAAGAAGGGCCTGTACGGCAACACGATGACCACCAATCCGCGCGCGCTCGATGTCGCATGCGCGGTGCTGGCCCAGGTCACGCCGGCCCTGCGCGAGAACATCCGCACGCGCGGCGCCGAGGCGATCGAGAAGCTGGAGAAGCTGAAAGCCGAGCTCGGCGGCATGATCACCAAGGTGCAGGGCACCGGCCTGCTGTTCTCGTGCGAGCTGTCGCCGCAGTTCAAGTGCTACGGCACGAACTCCACCGAGGAGTGGCTGCGCGAGCACGGCGTCGGCGTGATCCACGGCGGCGTGAACTCGCTGCGCTTCACTCCCACTTTCACCATCGCCAGCGACGAGATCGACCTGCTGGTGTCGATGGTCGGCCGCGCACTGAAGGAAGGCCCGCGCGCGCAGCAGGCCGCGGCCGCCTGA
- a CDS encoding Lrp/AsnC family transcriptional regulator yields the protein MKITDADQLLLSVLRENARASTAEIARRLKLSRTTVHSRIERLEREGVIDGYTVRVHDEAERGHIRAHIMITVLPKQMPSVVAALHAMPEVRALHSVSGTFDLMALGVVPTVREMDELTDRIGAIDGVERTTSAIILSAKFER from the coding sequence ATGAAGATCACCGATGCCGACCAGCTGCTGCTTTCGGTCCTGCGCGAGAACGCCCGCGCCTCGACCGCGGAGATCGCGCGCCGGCTCAAGCTCTCGCGCACCACGGTCCACAGCCGCATCGAGCGGCTGGAGCGGGAAGGGGTGATCGACGGCTACACGGTGCGCGTCCACGATGAGGCCGAGCGCGGCCACATCCGCGCCCACATCATGATCACCGTGCTGCCCAAGCAGATGCCGTCGGTGGTGGCGGCCCTGCACGCGATGCCCGAAGTGCGCGCGCTGCACTCGGTCAGCGGCACGTTCGACCTGATGGCGCTGGGCGTGGTGCCGACGGTGCGCGAGATGGACGAGCTGACCGACCGCATCGGCGCCATCGACGGCGTGGAGCGGACGACGTCGGCGATCATCCTGTCGGCGAAGTTCGAGCGGTGA
- the queA gene encoding tRNA preQ1(34) S-adenosylmethionine ribosyltransferase-isomerase QueA: protein MAGSAVHPPPGPALKKSDFHYDLPPELIAQAPLPERSASRLLVVPPATEEVADRGFEDRVFHELPELLAPGDLLVFNDTRVIPARLYGQKTSGGRVEILIERLLGGAEVRAQLGVSKSPKPGARILLDAGGEAEVLGRDGEFYRLRFEVPESLEKWLLKAGRLPLPPYIQREAGHDDDTRYQTVFAREVGAVAAPTAGLHFDQPLLDALKARGVQFGHVTLHVGAGTFQPVRVDELDQHVMHSEWLNVGAGLIEQIQRTRAAGGRVIAVGTTVVRALESAMRDGHLQPYAGETRLFILPGYRIRSVDALITNFHLPESTLLMLVSAFSGKARVFAAYDHAIAQRYRFFSYGDAMLLFPSPTEDAR from the coding sequence ATGGCCGGCTCTGCCGTCCATCCCCCTCCCGGCCCTGCCTTGAAGAAGTCCGATTTCCACTACGACCTGCCGCCCGAGCTGATCGCCCAGGCGCCGTTGCCCGAGCGTTCGGCGAGCCGCCTGCTGGTGGTGCCGCCGGCGACGGAGGAGGTCGCCGACCGTGGCTTCGAGGACCGCGTCTTCCACGAACTCCCGGAGCTGCTGGCCCCGGGCGATCTGCTGGTGTTCAACGACACTCGGGTGATCCCGGCCCGCCTTTACGGCCAGAAGACCAGCGGCGGTCGGGTCGAGATCCTGATCGAACGCCTGCTCGGTGGCGCCGAGGTGCGCGCGCAGCTCGGCGTGAGCAAGTCGCCCAAGCCCGGCGCGCGGATCCTGCTCGATGCCGGCGGCGAAGCCGAAGTGCTGGGCCGCGATGGCGAGTTCTACCGGCTGCGTTTCGAGGTGCCGGAGTCGTTGGAAAAATGGCTGCTCAAGGCCGGTCGCCTGCCGCTGCCGCCGTACATCCAGCGCGAGGCGGGCCACGACGACGACACGCGCTACCAGACCGTGTTCGCGCGCGAGGTCGGCGCGGTCGCCGCGCCGACCGCGGGACTGCATTTCGACCAGCCGCTGCTCGATGCGCTCAAGGCGCGTGGCGTGCAGTTCGGCCACGTCACCCTGCATGTCGGCGCGGGCACGTTCCAGCCGGTGCGCGTGGACGAACTCGACCAGCACGTGATGCACAGCGAATGGCTCAACGTCGGCGCGGGCCTGATCGAACAGATCCAGCGCACCCGCGCGGCCGGTGGCCGCGTGATCGCCGTGGGCACCACGGTCGTGCGCGCTCTGGAAAGCGCGATGCGCGACGGCCACCTGCAGCCGTACGCGGGCGAGACGCGTTTGTTCATCCTGCCGGGTTACCGCATCCGTTCGGTCGATGCGCTGATCACCAACTTCCACCTGCCCGAGAGCACCTTGCTGATGCTTGTTTCCGCCTTCTCCGGCAAGGCGCGCGTGTTCGCCGCGTACGACCACGCGATCGCGCAGCGCTACCGCTTCTTCTCCTACGGCGACGCGATGCTGCTGTTCCCGTCTCCGACGGAGGACGCGCGATGA
- the tgt gene encoding tRNA guanosine(34) transglycosylase Tgt — translation MSGSSNSGPSNSRMSFELLRTDGAARRGRLTFPRGTVETPTFMPVGTYGSVKGVMPEQVRELGAQMILGNTFHLYLRPGLDVIGDHGGLHGFTRWDGPILTDSGGFQVFSLAHKRKITEQGVTFAAPTDGSKVFLGPEESMRIQKVLDSDVVMIFDECTPYPATEDVARRSMELSLRWAERSKRAHEGNDAALFGIVQGGVHPALRTRSAAALQDIGFDGYAIGGLAVGEPEAERNHMLEHTCPQLPADRPRYLMGVGRPEDLVEGVARGIDMFDCVMPTRNARNGHYFTSFGTVRVRNAKYERDLRPIEEGCDCYACSNGFTRSYLRHLDRCNEMLAPMLGTLHNLRYYQRLMAQMREAIAQGTFAAFRESFYAARAVDPAT, via the coding sequence ATGAGCGGATCGTCGAACAGCGGGCCGTCGAACAGCAGGATGTCGTTCGAACTGCTGCGCACCGACGGCGCTGCGCGCCGCGGCCGCCTGACCTTCCCACGCGGCACCGTGGAAACGCCGACCTTCATGCCGGTGGGCACGTACGGCTCGGTCAAGGGCGTGATGCCGGAACAGGTCCGCGAGCTCGGCGCGCAGATGATCCTGGGCAACACCTTCCACCTTTACCTGCGACCCGGCCTGGACGTGATCGGCGACCACGGCGGCCTGCACGGCTTCACCCGCTGGGACGGACCGATCCTCACCGACTCGGGCGGTTTCCAGGTGTTCTCGCTGGCGCACAAGCGCAAGATCACCGAGCAGGGCGTGACGTTCGCCGCGCCGACCGATGGCAGCAAGGTGTTCCTCGGTCCCGAGGAAAGCATGCGCATCCAGAAGGTCCTGGACTCGGACGTGGTGATGATCTTCGACGAGTGCACGCCGTATCCGGCGACGGAGGACGTCGCGCGCCGCTCGATGGAACTGAGCCTGCGCTGGGCCGAGCGCTCGAAGAGGGCGCACGAGGGCAACGACGCGGCGCTGTTCGGCATCGTCCAGGGCGGCGTGCATCCGGCATTGCGCACGCGTTCGGCCGCGGCACTGCAGGACATCGGCTTCGACGGTTACGCCATCGGCGGCCTCGCCGTGGGCGAGCCGGAGGCCGAACGCAACCACATGCTCGAGCACACCTGTCCGCAGCTGCCGGCCGATCGCCCGCGCTACCTGATGGGCGTGGGCCGTCCGGAGGACCTGGTCGAGGGCGTGGCGCGCGGCATCGACATGTTCGACTGCGTGATGCCGACCCGGAATGCGCGCAACGGGCATTACTTCACCTCGTTCGGCACGGTGCGGGTGCGCAACGCCAAGTACGAGCGCGACCTGCGCCCGATCGAGGAAGGCTGCGACTGCTACGCCTGCAGCAACGGCTTCACCCGCAGCTACCTGCGCCACCTGGACCGCTGCAACGAGATGCTCGCGCCGATGCTGGGCACCCTGCACAACCTGCGCTACTACCAGCGGCTGATGGCGCAGATGCGCGAGGCGATCGCGCAGGGAACCTTTGCCGCCTTCCGCGAGTCCTTCTACGCCGCACGCGCCGTCGACCCGGCCACCTGA
- the yajC gene encoding preprotein translocase subunit YajC, with translation MNLLDLVISPAFAQAQGQSGAGGLGMSLLFPILLLGVMYFLMIRPQMKRQKEHRSMLEKLSKGDEVLTNGGIAGVVSDIGENFITVEIADNVRIRVQKGAIANVLPKGTLKSA, from the coding sequence ATGAACCTGCTTGACCTCGTGATCTCTCCCGCCTTCGCCCAGGCCCAGGGCCAGTCCGGCGCCGGCGGCCTCGGCATGTCGCTGCTGTTCCCGATCCTGCTGCTGGGCGTCATGTACTTCCTGATGATCCGCCCGCAGATGAAGCGCCAGAAGGAACACCGTTCGATGCTCGAGAAGCTCTCCAAGGGCGACGAGGTGCTGACCAACGGCGGCATCGCCGGCGTGGTGAGCGACATCGGCGAGAACTTCATCACGGTCGAGATCGCCGACAACGTGCGCATCCGCGTGCAGAAGGGCGCGATCGCCAACGTGCTGCCCAAGGGCACCTTGAAGTCGGCCTGA